One genomic segment of Hydrocarboniclastica marina includes these proteins:
- the ubiD gene encoding 4-hydroxy-3-polyprenylbenzoate decarboxylase, with product MQYKDLRDFIAQLEKVGELKRISMEVDPYLEMTEICDRTLRQAGPALLFENPKGYDVPVLANLFGTPRRVAMGMGRDNVESLREIGKLLAFLKEPDPPKGFRDAFEKLPIFRQVMKMGPKVLRSAPCQAVVLEKDEVDLYRLPIQTCWPGDAGPLVTWPLVITRGPEKERQNLGIYRQQLIGRNRLIMRWLSHRGGALDFQEWQRRHPGKPFPVAVALGADPATILGAVTPVPDSLSEYAFSGLLRGSRTELVKAQLSDLQLPASAEFVLEGFIYPDDMAPEGPYGDHTGYYNEVEQFPVFTVERVTHRENPIYHSTYTGRPPDEPAILGVALNEVFIPILQKQFPEIVDFYLPPEGCSYRLAIVTMRKQYPGHAKRVMMGVWSFLRQFMYTKFVIVTDDDVNARDWKDVIWAMTTRMDPQRDTVMVENTPIDYLDFASPVAGLGSKMGLDATNKWPGETSREWGTPIAMSDEVKARVDEIWSRLGIDN from the coding sequence ATGCAATACAAGGATCTACGCGACTTCATTGCTCAACTCGAAAAGGTGGGCGAGCTCAAGCGCATCTCCATGGAAGTGGACCCCTACCTCGAAATGACCGAAATCTGTGACCGCACCTTGCGACAGGCCGGCCCGGCCCTGCTGTTTGAGAATCCCAAAGGCTACGATGTTCCCGTATTGGCCAACCTGTTCGGAACGCCCAGGCGGGTTGCCATGGGCATGGGCCGGGACAACGTGGAGAGCCTGCGCGAAATCGGCAAATTGCTGGCTTTTCTGAAGGAGCCTGACCCGCCCAAGGGCTTCCGCGATGCCTTCGAGAAACTCCCCATCTTCCGGCAGGTGATGAAGATGGGGCCGAAGGTCCTGCGTTCGGCGCCGTGTCAGGCTGTTGTGCTTGAGAAAGATGAAGTGGACCTGTACCGCTTGCCCATCCAGACGTGCTGGCCCGGCGACGCGGGTCCATTAGTCACCTGGCCGCTAGTGATCACCCGGGGACCTGAGAAAGAGCGACAGAATCTGGGCATCTACCGGCAGCAGTTAATCGGTCGCAACCGCCTGATTATGCGCTGGCTGTCCCATCGCGGGGGAGCGCTGGATTTCCAGGAGTGGCAGCGACGGCATCCGGGTAAACCGTTCCCTGTAGCTGTTGCGCTGGGGGCTGATCCTGCGACCATTCTCGGGGCGGTAACACCGGTACCGGATTCTCTGTCGGAATATGCGTTTAGCGGTCTTCTACGGGGCTCGCGAACTGAGCTGGTCAAGGCTCAGCTCAGTGATCTCCAACTCCCTGCCAGCGCAGAATTTGTCCTCGAGGGGTTCATTTACCCGGATGACATGGCGCCGGAGGGCCCGTACGGCGACCACACCGGTTATTACAACGAGGTCGAACAGTTCCCGGTGTTTACGGTCGAGCGTGTGACCCATCGCGAGAACCCCATTTACCACAGCACCTACACCGGCCGGCCACCGGATGAACCCGCCATTCTCGGTGTGGCATTGAATGAGGTTTTTATCCCGATTCTGCAGAAGCAGTTCCCGGAGATCGTGGATTTCTACCTGCCGCCCGAGGGTTGCTCTTATCGCCTGGCGATCGTGACGATGCGCAAGCAGTATCCCGGGCACGCCAAACGGGTGATGATGGGCGTATGGTCATTTCTGCGGCAGTTCATGTACACCAAATTTGTTATTGTGACGGACGACGACGTCAATGCCCGGGATTGGAAGGATGTCATCTGGGCCATGACGACGAGGATGGACCCTCAGCGAGATACGGTCATGGTAGAGAACACACCCATAGACTACCTGGACTTTGCGTCGCCGGTTGCCGGGCTGGGCTCTAAGATGGGTCTCGATGCGACCAATAAATGGCCCGGGGAGACCAGCCGGGAGTGGGGGACACCGATTGCGATGAGTGACGAGGTAAAAGCCCGGGTGGATGAGATCTGGTCCCGCCTGGGCATCGACAATTGA
- the rho gene encoding transcription termination factor Rho produces MNLTELKQKPVTELLDIAQQMGLENLARSRKQDVIFSILKKHAKSGEDIYGDGVLEILQDGFGFLRSSDASYLAGPDDIYVSPSQIRRFNLRTGDTVAGKIRPPKEGERYFALLKVNEINFDKPDSARNKILFENLTPLFPNERLRLEAGNGSTEDLSSRVLDLVCPIGKGQRGLIVSPPKAGKTLLMQTVAQSITRQNPECHLMVLLIDERPEEVTEMQRTVRGEVVASTFDEPPARHVQVAEMVIEKAKRLVEHKKDVIILLDSITRLARAYNTVIPSSGKVLTGGVDAHALEKPKRFFGAARNVEEGGSLTILATALVDTGSKMDEVIYEEFKGTGNMEVHLDRKAAERRVYPAINIRRSGTRREDLLMTEEEMQRVWILRKLLHSMDDDVASIEFLLDKLRDTKTNDEFFLSMKKR; encoded by the coding sequence ATGAATCTGACCGAACTGAAGCAGAAACCCGTTACTGAACTGCTGGATATCGCCCAGCAGATGGGGCTTGAAAACCTTGCGCGCTCGCGTAAACAAGACGTTATTTTCAGTATTCTGAAAAAACACGCGAAGAGTGGCGAGGATATCTACGGCGATGGTGTCCTGGAGATTCTCCAGGATGGTTTCGGGTTCCTGCGGTCATCTGACGCATCTTATCTGGCGGGGCCTGACGACATCTACGTTTCGCCGAGCCAGATCCGGCGCTTCAACCTGCGTACAGGCGACACGGTGGCTGGTAAGATCCGGCCCCCGAAAGAGGGCGAGCGTTACTTTGCGCTGCTGAAGGTCAACGAGATCAACTTCGACAAGCCGGACAGCGCCCGCAACAAAATTCTGTTTGAAAACCTTACGCCCCTGTTTCCGAACGAGCGATTGCGCCTCGAGGCGGGCAACGGTAGTACCGAAGACCTGTCTTCCCGGGTACTGGATCTGGTCTGCCCAATCGGCAAGGGTCAGCGCGGGCTGATCGTATCGCCACCCAAGGCCGGTAAGACACTGCTCATGCAGACCGTCGCGCAGTCCATCACGCGCCAGAATCCTGAGTGCCATCTGATGGTCCTGCTGATCGACGAGCGGCCGGAAGAAGTCACTGAGATGCAGCGTACTGTACGCGGCGAAGTGGTGGCCTCGACCTTCGATGAGCCGCCCGCCCGGCACGTCCAGGTTGCTGAAATGGTCATCGAAAAAGCCAAGCGCCTGGTTGAGCACAAGAAGGATGTCATCATCCTGCTAGACTCTATTACCCGTCTGGCGCGCGCCTATAACACTGTTATCCCGTCTTCCGGCAAGGTGCTCACGGGTGGTGTAGACGCCCACGCATTGGAAAAACCCAAGCGTTTCTTCGGCGCCGCGCGCAATGTTGAGGAAGGGGGCAGTCTGACTATCCTTGCGACCGCTCTGGTGGACACCGGCTCGAAGATGGATGAAGTAATTTACGAAGAATTCAAGGGCACCGGCAACATGGAAGTGCACCTGGACCGTAAAGCCGCTGAGCGTCGCGTCTATCCCGCCATCAATATTCGTCGTTCCGGTACGCGTCGTGAAGACCTGCTGATGACCGAGGAAGAAATGCAAAGGGTCTGGATCCTGCGCAAGCTGCTCCATTCGATGGACGACGATGTGGCGAGCATTGAGTTTCTGCTCGACAAGCTGCGTGATACCAAGACCAATGACGAGTTCTTCCTGTCCATGAAGAAGCGCTAA
- the moaB gene encoding molybdenum cofactor biosynthesis protein B, translating into MAEFQGLNLAVLTVSDSRTHANDSSGQYLVDQALAAGHGVSARHLIPDDVYLMRALVSRWIADPEINVVLITGGTGFHERDSTPEALVPLFDKQVDGFGEEFRRLSAAEIGSSTIQSRARAGLANHTLIFSLPGSTGACRTGWEGILLHQLDNRHRPCNFSQLARRKPDRDLTPIDIQLPLDPPLTDRGHGHADGE; encoded by the coding sequence ATGGCCGAGTTCCAAGGCCTGAACCTGGCGGTACTCACAGTGTCCGACAGCCGCACCCATGCTAACGACAGCTCTGGCCAGTATCTGGTAGATCAGGCGCTGGCGGCTGGTCACGGCGTGTCTGCCCGCCATCTTATTCCTGACGATGTTTACCTCATGCGGGCACTCGTCAGCCGCTGGATTGCCGATCCCGAAATAAACGTCGTTCTGATAACCGGGGGCACAGGTTTTCACGAACGCGACAGCACGCCCGAAGCACTGGTTCCGCTGTTCGACAAACAGGTGGACGGATTTGGGGAGGAGTTCCGCAGGCTGTCTGCCGCCGAGATTGGCTCTTCGACGATACAGAGCCGGGCCCGGGCCGGACTCGCCAATCATACGCTGATATTCTCCCTTCCCGGTTCAACAGGGGCCTGCCGGACCGGCTGGGAAGGGATATTGCTACATCAGCTGGATAATCGTCACCGACCGTGCAATTTCAGCCAGTTGGCCCGGCGCAAACCCGACCGTGATTTGACACCGATCGACATCCAGCTGCCGCTCGACCCGCCCCTTACTGATCGAGGGCATGGACATGCCGACGGCGAGTGA
- the glp gene encoding gephyrin-like molybdotransferase Glp — translation MDMPTASDLLPLEDALARLLAAAPAPPEAEIVPLRQALKRVLAQECRSRWAVPPHDNSAVDGYAVAIADLGKGSLPVRQRIAAGDSPRAHLPGSASRIFTGAAIPAGADAVVMQEQTKLAGENVTLLQAPTAGQNIRPRGQDLPAGGHALDAGTRLRPQELGLLASIGMAELAVHRKLRVAILTTGNELIPPGQSLAPGQIYNTNRFSLLGLLDGLQLDVVDCGDVADTAEATREALRQAAKRADVIITTGGVSVGEEDHVREAIESLGQLELWRLAIKPGKPLAFGHIERTPVLGLPGNPAAVLVTFLMLARPFLLKMQGMKGALTPHPVPLPAHFSVPLAGNRREFMRVLCQQDAEGQAYLEAHPNQSSGMLSSAAWASGLAVIQEGRTLKLGESVPYYSFDELLS, via the coding sequence ATGGACATGCCGACGGCGAGTGACCTTCTTCCGCTTGAGGACGCCCTCGCCCGACTGCTTGCAGCTGCGCCCGCGCCACCCGAGGCAGAAATCGTGCCGTTGCGCCAGGCGCTCAAGCGTGTTCTGGCGCAGGAATGCCGCAGCCGCTGGGCCGTGCCGCCGCACGATAACAGCGCAGTAGATGGCTACGCAGTTGCCATTGCCGACCTGGGCAAAGGGTCTTTGCCAGTGCGCCAGCGTATAGCCGCAGGGGACTCTCCGCGGGCCCATCTACCGGGCTCCGCATCCCGCATTTTCACCGGCGCGGCAATTCCTGCCGGTGCCGACGCCGTAGTGATGCAGGAACAGACCAAGCTTGCAGGTGAAAACGTGACTCTACTGCAGGCACCGACGGCCGGGCAGAACATCCGCCCGCGGGGGCAGGATCTGCCTGCGGGTGGACATGCCCTAGACGCCGGCACACGGCTCCGCCCACAGGAGCTTGGCCTTCTCGCCAGCATAGGAATGGCTGAGCTGGCAGTCCATCGCAAACTCAGGGTAGCAATTTTGACTACCGGCAACGAGCTGATCCCGCCCGGGCAGTCGCTTGCGCCGGGGCAGATCTACAATACCAACCGCTTCAGCCTACTGGGGCTGTTGGATGGTTTGCAGCTCGACGTCGTCGACTGTGGCGACGTAGCCGATACCGCAGAGGCCACGCGCGAAGCACTGCGACAAGCCGCGAAGCGCGCGGATGTCATTATCACCACCGGGGGTGTATCCGTTGGCGAAGAAGACCATGTTCGCGAGGCGATAGAGTCCCTGGGTCAACTTGAGCTCTGGCGGCTGGCAATAAAACCGGGCAAACCGCTGGCTTTTGGCCACATCGAACGCACGCCGGTGCTCGGGCTGCCCGGCAACCCTGCTGCTGTGCTGGTAACCTTCCTTATGCTGGCGCGTCCTTTTCTATTGAAGATGCAGGGCATGAAAGGCGCGCTAACGCCCCACCCCGTTCCTTTACCGGCTCATTTCAGTGTACCGCTGGCCGGAAACCGGCGGGAATTCATGCGCGTGCTCTGCCAGCAGGACGCCGAAGGCCAGGCCTACCTTGAGGCCCATCCGAACCAGAGCTCCGGCATGCTCAGCTCAGCGGCCTGGGCCTCTGGGCTGGCAGTCATACAGGAGGGACGCACCCTGAAACTCGGCGAGTCCGTGCCCTACTACTCATTCGACGAGCTACTTTCCTGA
- the moaD gene encoding molybdopterin synthase sulfur carrier subunit, with product MITIKFFASLREALDIDQLDLPDCGGTETVEQLQARLCTRGDQWRAALNSGRILAAVNQVMAKPDQPVNDGDEVAFFPPVTGG from the coding sequence ATGATTACCATAAAATTCTTTGCCAGCCTGCGTGAGGCGCTCGACATTGACCAGTTGGATCTGCCCGATTGCGGTGGTACCGAAACCGTCGAACAACTTCAGGCGCGACTTTGTACGCGCGGTGATCAGTGGCGCGCTGCGTTGAACAGCGGCCGGATCCTTGCAGCGGTTAACCAGGTTATGGCAAAGCCCGACCAGCCGGTAAATGATGGCGACGAGGTTGCCTTTTTTCCTCCGGTAACAGGAGGCTAG